In one window of Spartinivicinus marinus DNA:
- a CDS encoding AAA family ATPase produces the protein MTTAKQAIIALQEYLSSQIIGQQRLVERLLIALLADGHLLVEGAPGLAKTKAIKALSDGLEAEFHRIQFTPDLLPADITGTDIYRPENGSFEFQPGPVFNNLVLADEINRAPAKVQSALLEAMAERQVSVGKTSYPLPDLFLVMATQNPIEQEGTYPLPEAQLDRFLMHVMISYPTADAERKILQLARGEAIEAAKPPAQAVTQADIFTARQAILALHMAEPVEEYIVQLVLASRDARAYDDQLASWLEYGASPRGTIALDRCARAYAWLQGRDFVTPDDVQAIAHDVFRHRLILTFEAEAEGVNADQVIDRLIQVVPVS, from the coding sequence ATGACAACAGCAAAACAAGCAATTATTGCCCTACAAGAGTATTTATCTAGCCAGATTATTGGCCAGCAGCGGTTAGTTGAACGACTGTTGATTGCCTTGTTAGCCGACGGTCATTTATTAGTCGAGGGCGCTCCCGGCCTAGCCAAGACCAAAGCGATTAAAGCCTTGTCTGATGGTTTAGAAGCTGAGTTTCACCGTATTCAATTTACCCCTGACTTGTTGCCTGCTGATATCACTGGCACAGATATCTATCGCCCAGAAAACGGCAGTTTCGAATTTCAGCCAGGCCCGGTTTTCAATAACCTGGTGTTAGCGGATGAAATTAACCGTGCTCCCGCAAAAGTACAGTCGGCTCTATTAGAGGCCATGGCAGAACGACAAGTCAGTGTGGGTAAAACCAGTTATCCCCTACCTGATTTATTTTTGGTAATGGCAACCCAAAACCCGATTGAGCAAGAAGGTACTTACCCTTTGCCCGAAGCACAATTGGACCGTTTTTTAATGCATGTGATGATTAGCTATCCCACTGCGGATGCTGAACGAAAAATATTGCAGCTAGCCCGTGGTGAAGCCATTGAAGCAGCTAAGCCCCCAGCCCAAGCCGTAACACAAGCGGATATCTTTACCGCTCGCCAGGCTATTTTGGCGCTACACATGGCTGAGCCAGTTGAAGAGTATATTGTCCAACTGGTGTTAGCTAGCCGTGATGCCCGAGCTTATGATGATCAACTGGCCAGCTGGCTGGAATATGGCGCCAGCCCCAGAGGGACCATAGCCTTGGATCGCTGTGCCCGTGCCTATGCTTGGTTACAAGGTCGTGACTTTGTGACACCCGATGATGTTCAAGCTATTGCTCATGATGTATTCCGTCACCGTTTAATCCTGACCTTTGAAGCCGAAGCCGAAGGGGTTAATGCTGATCAAGTGATTGACCGCCTAATTCAAGTAGTACCAGTCAGCTAA